The following are encoded in a window of Castanea sativa cultivar Marrone di Chiusa Pesio chromosome 5, ASM4071231v1 genomic DNA:
- the LOC142633574 gene encoding 26S proteasome non-ATPase regulatory subunit 8 homolog A-like: protein MDPKLTEVSQLFQRFKAAFLRSDFDTCTTFLSQLKVSLTQFRSLPPLFEDSPNAIRELNLARDIYEHAVVLSVKTEDQDAFERDFFQLKPYYTDVGNRLPPSPQEYPILGLNLLRLLVQNRIAEFHTELELLSPTALENPCIKHAVELEQSFMEGAYNRVLSARQTVPHETYVYFMDLLAKTVRDEIAGCSEKAYDYLSINDAREMLLFSSERELLEYIKEEHSEWEIKNKIVYFQKAKESAPCKEIPSLHLINQTLSYARELERIV from the exons ATGGATCCGAAGCTCACAGAGGTCTCTCAGCTCTTCCAGCGCTTCAAAGCCGCCTTCTTAAGGAGTGACTTCGATACCTGCACCACTTTCCTCTCACAGCTCAAG GTCTCACTGACACAATTCAGAAGCCTGCCACCATTGTTCGAAGACTCACCCAACGCAATCCGTGAATTAAACTTAGCAA GGGATATATATGAGCATGCCGTTGTTCTCAGTGTGAAGACAGAGGATCAAGATGCATTTGAGAGGGATTTCTTTCAGTTGAAGCCATATTACACGGATGTTGG CAACCGTCTTCCACCATCCCCTCAGGAGTATCCAATCTTAGGGCTCAACCTGTTGAGACTACTTGTTCAGAACCGAATTGCGGAATTCCATACAGAACTAGAACTTCTTTCCCCCACTGCTTTGGAGAATCCTTGCATTAAGCATGCGGTGGAGTTAGAGCAGTCCTTCATGGAAGGGGCTTACAACCGTGTGTTAAGTGCTCGACAGACAGTGCCACATGAGACTTATGTCTACTTCATGGATCTTCTGGCAAAGACAGTCAG AGATGAAATAGCTGGATGCAGTGAGAAGGCATATGATTATCTTTCAATCAATGATGCACGGGAAATGTTGTTGTTCTCTTCTGAACGAGAATTGTTGGAATATATCAAGGAG GAGCATTCGGAGTGGGAGATCAAGAATAAGATTGTCTATTTCCAGAAGGCAAAAGAATCTGCACCTTGCAAAGAAATACCCTCTCTGCATTTGATTAACCAGACACTCAGTTATGCAAGAGAGTTGGAGCGGATTGTGTAA